The Halobacillus amylolyticus nucleotide sequence ATCCATTGGTCAAGGTCATTAAGCACAATGTTTGCCAATAAAGTTGATAAGATGCCGCCTTGCGGCACACCTTCATTGGGCACTCCTTCATTGTCTATTTCAGCTTTCAACATTCTGCCAATACAAGCCAATACCTTTCGGTCTTGAATTCCCATGTTCCATAGTTGCTTTATAAGCAATGTATGATTAATATGGTCAAAGAACCCTTTGATATCAACATCCACTACAAAATGAAAAGAAGATAAATTGATAAGCTGTTGAACTCTCGCCATTGCGTGGTGAGCCGAACGAAGGGGCCTAAATCCATAACTGTGGTTGTAAAATTTAGCTTCAGCAATCGGCTCAAGTACCTGTTTAAAACTTTGTTGGATGACTCGATCCAGAATACAAGGTATACCAAGTGGCCTTTGCTTGCCATTACCTTTATCAATCCATTCTCGTCTGACTTTCTTGGGGCAGTAATTTTCCAGTTGCCTCCGGATTTTCATCACCAGTTTTTCTTCGGACCACTTTTTCAGGTCATTTATCGTTTTTCCGTCAGTTCCAGGTGTTTTGGAACCTTTATTGGATTTGATAGTACGATAGGCGAGCAATATATTTTCTCTGCATATAATGACATCGTAAAGATGTGAAAAAGATTGTTGGTTCCCACTCTTATCATACAAATCAGTAAACGTCTTAGTCATATCGTAATAATCCCAATATCGTAAAGCTTGCACTGTGGCATCCCCCTATAGGAGTGATGTTCCCACGTTCCTACCCGACCGGTGCAATGCACGTATGGAAAATAACTTTTCATTTCATTAGACTTGGGGCTGTTCCTCCATTCCCATTACAGGAAATTCATCAGTCATGCCCCTACCCTCACAAGGATAAATGTCTTTCGGCATAAGCCTTATGGCAAACGTTTCGGATGACAGTCCTTGTTTCAACGTTCCTTGCTTTCCAAGTCCCTTACAACCTAGCTATACATACTGAACTTAGGTGTCCCCTGGAAGCCTGTGAGCTGGATACCGCCTTTGTCCGGTATAGCGTGTTTCATAGGGCCAATTCTTACTATACACCACTCACCCCATCGTTGGATGGGACATAAGTTTCCCTATGTTCAAACTCTAGACCTGTATATTCGGTTATTCGTCAGTTTCATTTCTTAGAAACCATTCTCACCATATCCAGTTTTTCAGCCGTTGGGCATATCCGTTGGCATACCTTCTCCGAAGGAGTGGCTTCAGCCTTCGTTCTGCCTAATCTACCTGTACTTCAGACCCTGTAACCTGTCAGTCACAACGCATGCAGGAGTATTGACGGGATAGTTTCGGGAAACATGGTTCCGTCATTCCCATCCTCGGTTGTAAAGTTGGAATCCATCTGATTCCCCGCAGTTCACGTCATGGGACGTTTATAGCGGAACTTGTCGCGCTGGCCCTTTAACGTAACAATATTTTGTGGATTCTGATTAAACGACATAATCGATCTTTTATTTAATTCTACAGTTTTTCAAGCTGCTTAAAAATTAACAATGAATTGCAATTTATTACTTTTGCCACAGTCCGATACCTTCATCCTAGTTTCTGTCAAACCACTAGAGCTAGATAACAGTCAAATTTCCTATCTATCAGTGAGCTGCATAGTCATATGTATTGGTCTTTACTCAATTAAAGAGGAAACAGCTCTGATAGTGTAGAAGATTGGAAAATAGAGAAGTATGAAAGGAGATATGTAAATGAAAAAACTAGGAATTCAGCTATTCATGTTAACTTTAATCAGTATTCTCCCCTTCACTTTCCTAACAGAAAAAGTGTCGGCGGATGAGCAGCAGCAAGAACAGAGCCCGTTTAATTCAGAGCATTATGATTATACGACTTATCAGGAAATCGAGGAAAAATTGCAAAGTCTCGATAAAAACAGTAATCGTGTAACACTGGATGTTATTGGAGAATCAACGCGTGGCAATAACATTTACTCTGTTATCGTCAGTGACCCGCAAGCCAAAGGGAAATACGGGAAGATCCAGGCATTAAGAAATAAGATGTTCAAGCATCCGGGCAAGGCACAAGAATGGGTGGACAAACATCCGGATTTTAAAGTGCCCGTCATGATTAATGGTTCTATCCACGGCAATGAGTTTGTCGGTTCTGATGCTGTCTTAAAACTAATCGAGCGATTTGCCTTCGAGGATGATGAGATGACGAAGAACATTCTTGAGAAAAACATTTTGATCTTTAATGTCACCGTCAATCCAGATGGACGAATCAATGCAACAAGATTTAACGGAAAAGGGATTGATTTAAACCGTGATTATATTACCCAATCACAACCGGAAACTCAAGCATCTGTTGAGATGATTACGGAATGGAATCCGATGGTGTTTCTTGACTTACACGGATATGTTCAATACTCTAGCGAAAAACCTGGATTAATTGAACCAACTACGCCGCCACATAATCCAAATTATGAGTATGATTTATATTCCAAATGGGCGCTCGATCAGGCAGAGGCTATGGAAAAAGAGATTGTGACCCATAAAGAAGACTATAGTTCAGATCTGTATAAAAATTTAGAGGGTGTACATATTCCTCGTCGTGATGCTCAATATGGCTGGGATGATTACCCACCAATTTTTGCACCAATGTATGCGATGTACCACGGTGCTTACGGTGCGACCATCGAAGCTCCGACAAACACTTGGGATGGGGTGGAATGGCAAATTAATGCGGTTATGGGAGCATTGAAATTTGCAACGAACCATAAAAACGAAATGATTAAAGACCAAATTGAAATTTTTGAAAGAGGGATCAACTTTCATCACCCCACTCACGAGGATGGATTTTTCCCTCACGCTTATGTGCTCCCGGTAGATGACAAGGATCCAACAGCTACTCATAAAGCCGTGAAGCACTTGAAAGCTAATGACATTGATGTCGTAACAGCCAAACAACCGTTTACGGTTAATGGGGTACAGTACGATGCAGGAACCTTTATTGTCCAAATGGACCAGGCAAAGGCTGGTCTCGCCAACACAATGCTCTGGGATGGCGAGGATATTAGTAACGATACGCCGGCCATGTATGACATTTCCGCTTGGAGCTTACCTGAACTATGGGGATTTGAAGCCATTCCCGTCAATGAAAATCTTGATGTCCAGACTGCTAAAGTAAACAAGATAAATCATAACGGTGAGTTAGACGGAAAAGGACCTTACCACATTCCTAACAGCTCGGTTAAGGCCGTCGCTCTTGTAAACCAATTACTTCAAAACGGTATTCCAGTACTTCAGGACGATAACGGTGAATTTTATGTAGAAAGCCAACCTGGAAATGACCTTCGAAAGGCTGTTACACAATCCGGACTCACTCTAACTACGAGTGAAGTTCCTAGTAATGCAAAAACACTCGAAAGTCTTAAGGTCGCGATCTTAAAGGACGGTGGCATGTGGAAATCGCAGTCCCACTCAGGGACTAAGATCGCACTTGAACGACTCGGTTTCGATGTAGAAGAAGTCCATCCACGACAAGTTGCTCAATATGGATTAGAGGATTATGATGTCTTTATTTACAGCGGTACAGACCATTTAATTTCCTATAACCTGTCTGAAGCAAACCAGCCGTTTGGTTTAAAAAATAAACAACAATTTGAGAACTTCAAACGCCACATCAATACGTTTGCCACAAACGGCGGACAATATATTGCTATCGGGGCAGGTGCATCCTTAGCCACGGAAACACTTGGCTTAACAGATGTAAACATCAACCGTGGACAGTCGAACAGCAATGGAATTGTTCATGTTAATTACGGTAACACGCCCCTAACAGCAGGCTATGACACTACGGACATCGGTTTTGTGTATAGTCCTGTATGGTATACGAACATAACGGATCAAACGATTGCAGCCTCTTTCGAAGAGGAAGACTTTTTCAAAGCCGGCTTCTGGAAGAATCGCGAAGATGCTCGCGGGAAGGCAGTCATTATTCAAGAGAATGAAAAAGACGTAACCTTGATCGGATTAGAAGCAGGTTTTCGGGATCATACAGATTATTTGTACCGATTGATTTCTAACGCTATTTTCGAATAAATAGCCTCATCCTTTTATGGAAGGTCTCAGCTTGTAGAGAAACCCCGGTTTTTCTACAAGTTTTTTCTATGTCCATAAAAAGTATTCCCACAACTCAAAAGTGATTCGAACCGCTTATAGTAAAAAACATACTCATCACCATAAGGACCACCCCCTCTCGAAAACGATGCTTCGATTCCTCAGCCACCGGCCGCCTCCTTCCTCCCACTCCCCCATCTCCTTACATCTCCCCATAAAACGGCTTAAGCATTCTGTTCCCTAAAAATTTTTGTAGATATCCCCCACTACTACTACTTTTTATTTAGTTTTGTTTTGTTTAAATAATGTGCCAGTAAAGTGGTCAGATGACTAGTCACTAAGGTGGGCGCTAGGGTGGTCAGTACTGTGGTCGGTTTTCGACGGCAGTGGAACCACTTGGTAAACCGGAACCTGATTTAAATTTATCAATTTCCTTACAGGTCTTTAGAACCATTAATGCTTTCTGTGTTGGGGCTATCTGGTAGGCTGATCTCTGTTTTACCTCTCCTTGTTTAGGGATAATATTTACTTTTTTTTACTAGGTAGGTGCTTAAAAGTTGCCCCCTTAGAATGTGATGAAGGGGTTTCTCTTCTTTCGATTCGAAAAATAGACTCCTTCGTTTCTATAATCGTTGGCCATCGTTATAAGGTGTCTACATCATCTTCGTTTTTTTATTTGTACATAAAAAAACTGCTCTCCTCTGGCAAGAGAACAGTAGCCTTCTTGTTCGTAAAGGGATCTGAAAAGTAATTTTCCGTGAATCCATGATGTTAGACTGATTGAAAACACGATGATCCTCAGTTATAATTTTCTTAGATCCAGATGATAAGACCAAGTGCGCGATTGATCGAAGCAGTTCCATACCGTAAAAGCCCAATAGCAATAGTCACCTTCCTTTGCCGAGCAGGTGACTATTTTTTTTATTATGGGAAACGATATCGTCTTTAAAATTAGTAGAGAACCCTTGTATAAGAAAAGCACCCCCTCAAGTTCTGACAGAGGAAGGTACTCACAACAAACATGCAGAAATAGGCGTGTTTTTATTTTTGTCAAAGGAGGATTAGAATGTTTCTTGTTCCCATAACGCCAAGCAGAAAAGCTGCCGCTGCCATGATTATGATTTCATTTATACTGATGGGGTGTGCTCCCCCAGCGGAGGAACCGTCAAGTTCAGAGGGCAACGCTAACGCTGAACAAGTGGACCAAGGGAGTAAACAAGATGAAACAAATCAGGAGATCGCCGAGCAAGAGACAGGCGGGGGAACTTCACCAGATGAAGCCACTGAAACTGCTAGTAAGGAACCCGAAAAGCAAACAAACGCCACCGTTACCCGCGTCATTGACGGTGATACACTTGAAGTCTCCATGAATGGTCAAACAGAAGATGTTCGCCTGCTCCTGATCGATACGCCCGAGACCGTCCACCCGTCAGAGCCTGTGCAGCCATTCGGTGCTGAGGCCTCACAGTTTGTAAAAGAAAAGCTTAGTGGTGAAAAAGTAAGGGTGAAAGTCGGCCAAGAAAAGCGTGATCACTATGGGCGTTTGCTCGCATATGTATTTATAGATGGTGAAACGATCCAGGAAATGCTTCTAAGAGAAGGGCTTGCCAGAACGGCATATTTGTACAATGACTTGACGATGCTAGATGAATTCCACGAGGCGCAAAAGCCAGCGAGAACGTCAGAAATCGGTGTATGGTCGATACCTGGTTATGCGCATGTCGATCATAATCACGGCTATCACTACCAGGAAGAACCTGAATCTGAGCAAGGATCGAATATAGAATTGAAATACGATCCGGCTGGGCCTGACAGAGACTGTGGGGATTTTAGCACCCAGCAACAGGCACAAGTGTTTTTTGAAGCCGCTGGAGGCCCCGCTTCTGATCCCCACCGGTTAGATGGTGATGGAAACGGTCTGGTTTGTGAAAGTTTGTAACTAAGTATAGGTTAATAAGGCTTATCTTCCAGCGTGCTTTAGTCTGGGGGACAAGCCTTTTATTCTTAGAAATGGAGTCTGTCCCCCATGCTTTAAAAACTAAGAGCACAGACCGCAAAATTAAATTATCCTGGTATGGTAGGGCTAGCGTTTCCTCTGTAGAACCTGCAGCCCTATAAAGAACTCTAATTACCTAATATAAGCAAATAGACAAGTTGTAGAATAACAGTACGAATCAACTTCAAATATAGTGGTAATAACCCCATACCTGTAAATCCACGAAAAGGATTGCTTTACTCTTACTTTTTATTCATCTCCCACCTGAAGAGGAATGGGGGCATTCTAGGTCCTTAGCGATAAAATTGGTGATTTGCCTTATAACAAATACACGTTACGGGAAGTGTCCATACAGCATATGGTAACTACGAATAGGTAGCTAACTATATGAAGGAGGACATTGATGTCATGAACACCCAATCACCAGAACAAGAATGGCTTCATCGTTTTATAAATTGGAGTCAAAATTATGAGCAATATCTTGACTCATTGCGTTCAAGATCTGACATGAGCCCGGATGAGGGAAATCAAATAGAAAAATGGGTAAACGAGTTCAACCAGTTACGTCAAACTGCTGAAAGTTATAGTGAACGCTCTTCACAAAATGAAGGGGCATCTAATCATTCGCCAGATATCTCCTCCATTTACACAAAAGCTAATCATCTTCATGAGAATTTCCTGGAGTTTTTGCAAGAAAAATCGGTTGACTCATCAGATCAACCTGAAGAGCACAGGAAGGAAAATCAGGCAGTTCCGATTGGCGAACACACCCTCCCCCCGCTTCCCTACAACTACGATGCCTTAGAGCCATATATCAGTGAGAAAATAATGCGCCTGCATCACGATGAGCATCACAAAGGGTATGTAGAAGGATTAAACAAGGCTGAGAAAGAGATGAAAAAGGCAAGACGAACCGGCGACTACTCCCTGATCCGACATTGGGAAGTGGAAGCGGCATTTAATGGAGCCGGACATTATCTTCACACTATTTTTTGGGATAACATGAGTCCTTATGGCGGTGGTAAACCAAGCGGTCCGCTCGAACAGGAAATCAAACATACTTTTGGTGGCTTCGAGAAGTTTAAAGAGCATTTTTCAAATGCTGCTGAAAAAGTACAAAGTGTCGGCTGGGCAATGCTTGTATGGTCACCACGTTCATGGCGAACCGAAATTCTCCAAGCAGAAAAGCACCAAAATCTTTCTCAACAGGATATGATTCCTTTATTAGTACTGGATGTATGGGAACATGCGTATTATTTACAATATACCAATAACCGTAGTGACTATATTGACGCATGGTGGAATGTTGTGAATTGGGATAATGTTAACAGGCGTTATCAAGAGGCAAAGAAAGTTAAATGGCAGCCATTTTAACCTACATTTATTAGGAGGGTGAAGGTTAGCTCAGAGAGGATCGTTCCATCGCAAAAAGCTCCCTTATCTTGTAACAAAGATAAGGGAGCTTTTTTGATTCGTGAGTCTGGCCACTGAAAACAGCAGAGCCCCCATTTTTAGGTTCCTTTTAACAAACAGGAACCCCTTTATTTGTAAAGTTATTTATCTACAACTTCATCTTGTGGGATCAGCTCATCATCATTCATCCCACACTCTGGACACTGACACCAGAGAATGACGGCACTTTTCTCCTTAAATTCTCTTCGTTCCACTTTCATAACTTTTGCTTCATCATGGAAGCATTTCATACAACGTTTCTGTATTAAATCCCCTGCCTGATATTGACTCATTCTACCCCTCCAAGATTATTTGGATTGAGTATCATACTAACATAGATTGGTAGAAGAGGACATGTCGGTCTCCTAACATTATCATTACAACCTTTAAGAAAAGCAGTTAAAAAGATTAACCCCCAGGAAAAAAGGGGTATAGGGGGAAATATACATCATGTTTATGGAGGAGCGACAAAATGAAGAACCCGAATAAACTCCAAGCAAAAATCATGAAATACAAAAATATGTCGAAAAGAGAGAAATGGCACCAGATCTACTCAAATCTTTGGGTAACGCCCATTATTTATGCAGCGTTATCCCTGCTGCTCTTTGCCGTAACGGTGTGGGCCGATCTGAAGATGGAGTTTGGCAACATGATCCCTTCTATTCTCAGTGTCAATTATCAGTTGACCCAAACGATTTTAAGCACCTTAACAGGGGGACTTCTATCATTAAACGTCTTTACCTTTTATGGTGTGTTAACAGCTTTAACTACCTTCGCCGGCCAGTTTTCACCAAGAATCTTAAAGAATTTTATGATGACCAAAGTGACACAGCGAACGCTAGGGATTTTTAACGGGAGTTTCCTTTATGTATTGTTTTGTCTATTGTTTCTTAATGGGGAAACAGCCTCCCAATATTGTTTGATCCCGGTCACAGCAACATTACTAACTGCTTTATGTATAGGGGCTTTTGCAATTTTTATTAACCACATTGTCACTTGGCTTCAAGTGTCGAATATGACGGGTGATATGAAAGAAGAATCCGTCGATATTATTGAAAATTCCTTGCTTAGTGAACTTGAACCTTACAGGGTAGATGATGAAGCAACAATAAACGGCCAAATCCCGGAAGATCAGGGACATCAGATAAGCCTTGATCATTCGGGTTATTTACAAACCATTGATTTTGTTCCATTGATTGAGGAAGCTTGTAAGGATGACCTGATTATTCGGTTAGAATACAAAGTTGGGAATTTCGTCTTTGGCTCAACGCCATTGTTAACCTATTGGAAGAAAGACACAACTACCATTGATGAATTTAAATATAAAAATATGTTTCATACAGGAAATAGTCAAACCGAAATTCAGGATATTGAATTCAGTATCAATAAATTTGTTGAAATTGCGATTCGTGCCCTGGGGAATGATGACCCTAAAACAGCCACAGGCACCATTTATGAGATTGGCGATTTACTTATCAACATTTCTCAGAAGGCAAAGTTCACACCCTATTTAACTGATAAAGATGATAACCTTCGTCTAATTTTACAGAATCTCGACTTTGATGATTATTTATATATTGGCTTTGCCTCTATACGTCATTATGCAAGGGATAACGTAGTGATTACCATTGAATTTTTAAAAGTATTGGACGCGATTGCACAAGGAGTGAGCAAACGAGATCACCAAGCCGTCTGGGATTTTGCCGTATATACGGCAAGTGGATTCGAATATGAATATATGCACTTTCTAGATAACAGGAAGTTTTATTATGCGCTTTTTAATATCGCAAAAACAACGGGGAATGAGGAAGGTTACAACAACCTCACTAAAAAATTATCAAAGCACTTAGAACTATCCTTTAAAGAATAACCCTTCATAAATTAGTATTTAATCGGGGCCGGAAGGTGGGCGAGAATTAAAATGGCTACAACACCAATCCTGATCTTATTGTTTATCGGCTACATCATCTTCACCATTGATAAAAAGAAAGAGAACTTCCCTGTGCCATTAATCCTAATCCTCGTCGGTATCGGGCTCTCTTTTATCCCTTATTTTTCTTCTATTGAAGTTACGAAGGACATGATCTATCATGTCTTTCTTCCTGGGCTGCTGTTCACTTCAGCCTATCAGTTTTCTCCCAATGCCCTTAAGAAGAATGCTGGAATTATAAGCTTCTTAGCGACCATAGGTATCATGCTCACTGTCCTTCTATTAGGTTGGACAATTTATGTGATCAGTGGCCTATTTGTATCGTTATCCTTTGTTGGATCTCTATTGGTTGCTTCGATGCTGACACCGACAGATCCTGTCTCCGTTGTCTCGATTCTTAAGAAGTCTTCGGGAGATAAGATGATGGCTGATGTAGTCGAAGGCGAATCGCTCATTAACGATGGCACAAGCATTGTCATCTTCACAGTCATTGTAGGTATCTATCTTCAGGATAAGACTTTTTCTATAGGTTCTTTCTTCGGTGAATTTTTATTGGTATCTGTCGGAGGAGTGGTGGTCGGCTTAGGATTTGGGTGGCTGTTTAGTAAGGCCATACACATCACTCATCATAAAGAATATCAAGTGATGCTAAGTATTATCCTTGCTTATGGAATTTTTAATATAGCAGAGCATTTTGGTTTGTCTGGGGTATTAGCAACCGTTTTTGCCGGTATCATGCTGTCATTTGAATTTAACCGTTCCCCCACGAAGACCATCTCCGTGAATCACTGGACGGTTTCTGGGGCGTTGTAGAGATCTCAATCCTATCTTTATTATTTTTACTGATTGGGGTTGAATCTACTAGCTATCTTGCTTTTGACAATTGGGGACTGGCCTTCCTAATATTTGTCGCGTCTTTACTGGTCAGATTTCTTATAATCACTGGTGCAACTCAATCCTTTCCAGTGTGGAGAGATAAAATCAGTTGGAGAGAATCCCTCCTCCTTAGCTGGTCAGGTTTGAAAGGCTCTATGTCTGTCTTCTTGATCCTAAATCTCCATTCTAAAGAAGCTCAAGGCACTGAATTAATACTCTCTCTAGCATTTTCTGCTGTCTTACTTTCTTTAGTGGTCCAAAGTGTAGGAATACACCCTTTGTCAAAAAAGTTACTCAATCGTGGCGAGAATAACACTATACGATAGAAACTCAACAAAAAATAATCTAGGAGGGTTAACCTTGAGTCACATTCCAAACACATCTAACTCCCTTTGGAGAGATTTACAAGTAGACACGTTTCCAGCACTCTCTGAAGATAGGCAAGCTGACGTTACCGTAATAGGAGCAGGGATTACTGGAATCACGACGGCTTATTTACTTACAAAACAAGGGTACAACGTCATTTTATTAGAAGCCGGCAAAATCATGGAAGGCACTACAGGTTATACAACCGCTAAGATCACCTCGCAACATGGATTAATCTATGCTCATCTGCTTAAGACTATAGGTGAGAAAAAATCTAAGCTCTACTATCAAGCCAATCAGGAAGCTTTAACGTTGATAGATGAAATAAGAACC carries:
- a CDS encoding superoxide dismutase, which produces MNTQSPEQEWLHRFINWSQNYEQYLDSLRSRSDMSPDEGNQIEKWVNEFNQLRQTAESYSERSSQNEGASNHSPDISSIYTKANHLHENFLEFLQEKSVDSSDQPEEHRKENQAVPIGEHTLPPLPYNYDALEPYISEKIMRLHHDEHHKGYVEGLNKAEKEMKKARRTGDYSLIRHWEVEAAFNGAGHYLHTIFWDNMSPYGGGKPSGPLEQEIKHTFGGFEKFKEHFSNAAEKVQSVGWAMLVWSPRSWRTEILQAEKHQNLSQQDMIPLLVLDVWEHAYYLQYTNNRSDYIDAWWNVVNWDNVNRRYQEAKKVKWQPF
- a CDS encoding cation:proton antiporter domain-containing protein; translation: MATTPILILLFIGYIIFTIDKKKENFPVPLILILVGIGLSFIPYFSSIEVTKDMIYHVFLPGLLFTSAYQFSPNALKKNAGIISFLATIGIMLTVLLLGWTIYVISGLFVSLSFVGSLLVASMLTPTDPVSVVSILKKSSGDKMMADVVEGESLINDGTSIVIFTVIVGIYLQDKTFSIGSFFGEFLLVSVGGVVVGLGFGWLFSKAIHITHHKEYQVMLSIILAYGIFNIAEHFGLSGVLATVFAGIMLSFEFNRSPTKTISVNHWTVSGAL
- a CDS encoding thermonuclease family protein — translated: MFLVPITPSRKAAAAMIMISFILMGCAPPAEEPSSSEGNANAEQVDQGSKQDETNQEIAEQETGGGTSPDEATETASKEPEKQTNATVTRVIDGDTLEVSMNGQTEDVRLLLIDTPETVHPSEPVQPFGAEASQFVKEKLSGEKVRVKVGQEKRDHYGRLLAYVFIDGETIQEMLLREGLARTAYLYNDLTMLDEFHEAQKPARTSEIGVWSIPGYAHVDHNHGYHYQEEPESEQGSNIELKYDPAGPDRDCGDFSTQQQAQVFFEAAGGPASDPHRLDGDGNGLVCESL
- a CDS encoding cation:proton antiporter domain-containing protein, producing the protein MLSLLFLLIGVESTSYLAFDNWGLAFLIFVASLLVRFLIITGATQSFPVWRDKISWRESLLLSWSGLKGSMSVFLILNLHSKEAQGTELILSLAFSAVLLSLVVQSVGIHPLSKKLLNRGENNTIR
- a CDS encoding M14 family zinc carboxypeptidase; amino-acid sequence: MKKLGIQLFMLTLISILPFTFLTEKVSADEQQQEQSPFNSEHYDYTTYQEIEEKLQSLDKNSNRVTLDVIGESTRGNNIYSVIVSDPQAKGKYGKIQALRNKMFKHPGKAQEWVDKHPDFKVPVMINGSIHGNEFVGSDAVLKLIERFAFEDDEMTKNILEKNILIFNVTVNPDGRINATRFNGKGIDLNRDYITQSQPETQASVEMITEWNPMVFLDLHGYVQYSSEKPGLIEPTTPPHNPNYEYDLYSKWALDQAEAMEKEIVTHKEDYSSDLYKNLEGVHIPRRDAQYGWDDYPPIFAPMYAMYHGAYGATIEAPTNTWDGVEWQINAVMGALKFATNHKNEMIKDQIEIFERGINFHHPTHEDGFFPHAYVLPVDDKDPTATHKAVKHLKANDIDVVTAKQPFTVNGVQYDAGTFIVQMDQAKAGLANTMLWDGEDISNDTPAMYDISAWSLPELWGFEAIPVNENLDVQTAKVNKINHNGELDGKGPYHIPNSSVKAVALVNQLLQNGIPVLQDDNGEFYVESQPGNDLRKAVTQSGLTLTTSEVPSNAKTLESLKVAILKDGGMWKSQSHSGTKIALERLGFDVEEVHPRQVAQYGLEDYDVFIYSGTDHLISYNLSEANQPFGLKNKQQFENFKRHINTFATNGGQYIAIGAGASLATETLGLTDVNINRGQSNSNGIVHVNYGNTPLTAGYDTTDIGFVYSPVWYTNITDQTIAASFEEEDFFKAGFWKNREDARGKAVIIQENEKDVTLIGLEAGFRDHTDYLYRLISNAIFE
- a CDS encoding DUF2254 domain-containing protein — translated: MKNPNKLQAKIMKYKNMSKREKWHQIYSNLWVTPIIYAALSLLLFAVTVWADLKMEFGNMIPSILSVNYQLTQTILSTLTGGLLSLNVFTFYGVLTALTTFAGQFSPRILKNFMMTKVTQRTLGIFNGSFLYVLFCLLFLNGETASQYCLIPVTATLLTALCIGAFAIFINHIVTWLQVSNMTGDMKEESVDIIENSLLSELEPYRVDDEATINGQIPEDQGHQISLDHSGYLQTIDFVPLIEEACKDDLIIRLEYKVGNFVFGSTPLLTYWKKDTTTIDEFKYKNMFHTGNSQTEIQDIEFSINKFVEIAIRALGNDDPKTATGTIYEIGDLLINISQKAKFTPYLTDKDDNLRLILQNLDFDDYLYIGFASIRHYARDNVVITIEFLKVLDAIAQGVSKRDHQAVWDFAVYTASGFEYEYMHFLDNRKFYYALFNIAKTTGNEEGYNNLTKKLSKHLELSFKE